A region of Mesorhizobium sp. AR02 DNA encodes the following proteins:
- a CDS encoding nicotinate-nucleotide adenylyltransferase, which yields MPHAEKGLAVGLFGGSFNPPHAGHALVAEIALRRLALDQLWWMVTPGNPLKSTRELAPLAERLQLSEKIARNPKIKVTAFEAAHHVRYTADTLALVKARNPGVDFVWIMGADSLRDFHRWQRWREIVLTFPIAVIDRPGATLSFLSSVVAKTFDYARIDEGDAPLLARMKAPAWTFIHGPRSSLSSSAIRRMAKG from the coding sequence GCCGCATGCCGGCCATGCGCTGGTCGCGGAGATCGCGCTACGACGCCTGGCGCTCGACCAGTTGTGGTGGATGGTGACGCCGGGCAATCCGCTGAAGAGCACGCGCGAGCTGGCGCCGCTGGCCGAACGGCTGCAGCTGTCGGAGAAGATCGCCAGGAACCCGAAGATCAAGGTCACCGCCTTCGAGGCGGCGCATCATGTGCGCTACACCGCCGACACGCTGGCACTGGTCAAGGCGCGCAATCCCGGCGTCGACTTCGTCTGGATCATGGGCGCGGACAGTTTGCGCGATTTCCACCGCTGGCAGCGCTGGCGCGAGATCGTGTTGACCTTCCCGATCGCGGTCATCGACCGGCCGGGCGCGACGCTGTCATTCCTGTCGTCAGTCGTCGCCAAGACCTTCGACTATGCCCGCATCGATGAAGGCGACGCGCCGCTGCTCGCGCGCATGAAAGCGCCGGCCTGGACCTTCATCCACGGCCCGCGTTCGTCGCTGTCGTCGAGTGCGATCCGCAGGATGGCGAAAGGTTAG
- a CDS encoding MFS transporter, with translation MAIQTKTQPAVKPEHGSQPTPLIAIASVIVSMALIAIGNGLMFAYIPVRLGAEGFDPTWAGLIITGLSAGGLAGCILTGPLVRRVGHARAFMVLSALIALANAAVGAGPHPILWIAARALYGFAICGLFIVAQSWLNDAVANAIRGRVMAFFYVAYVAGLGVGYATLALVDIRTADAPLIGIAFTALSILPVGMTRLAQPPAPQAASVALRRAWRISPVGVAGMLAVGGLSMSIAGFAPIHATAKGYSQADVALLLSVMPLGTLILQLPFGWISDRTDRRYVLIGASGLAALAGMFALGFDGGALPALLVIYVLWDGASESIYSLSSAHAADRAGKDDMVALSSSLLFAWSLSGFIVPGIVTALSAVFGTQAFIYVAIVIACVFCLFVLLRVFTTQAVPATETGSFAPMTAQAPLPVELAYAADDNAGKPG, from the coding sequence ATGGCAATCCAAACCAAGACCCAGCCCGCAGTCAAGCCAGAGCATGGCAGCCAGCCCACGCCGCTGATCGCGATTGCCAGCGTCATCGTGTCGATGGCGCTGATCGCCATCGGCAACGGGCTGATGTTTGCCTATATCCCGGTCCGGCTCGGTGCAGAAGGGTTCGATCCGACCTGGGCCGGGTTGATCATAACCGGGCTGTCGGCCGGCGGCCTCGCAGGCTGCATCCTCACCGGACCACTGGTGCGCAGGGTCGGCCACGCCCGCGCCTTCATGGTGCTGTCGGCGCTGATTGCGCTTGCCAATGCAGCCGTCGGCGCTGGACCGCATCCGATTCTGTGGATCGCTGCCCGCGCTCTGTACGGCTTTGCCATATGCGGCCTGTTCATCGTCGCGCAGAGCTGGCTGAACGATGCCGTGGCCAACGCCATACGCGGACGGGTGATGGCCTTCTTCTACGTCGCCTACGTCGCCGGGCTTGGTGTCGGCTATGCGACACTGGCGCTGGTCGACATCAGAACCGCGGATGCACCGTTGATCGGCATCGCCTTCACCGCTTTGTCGATCCTGCCCGTCGGCATGACGCGGCTGGCGCAGCCGCCGGCGCCGCAGGCGGCCTCGGTGGCGCTGCGCCGAGCCTGGCGGATTTCGCCGGTCGGCGTTGCCGGCATGCTGGCGGTCGGCGGCCTGTCGATGTCGATTGCCGGCTTTGCGCCGATCCATGCCACCGCCAAGGGCTATAGCCAGGCCGATGTTGCGCTCTTGCTTTCGGTGATGCCGCTCGGCACGCTGATCCTGCAGCTCCCGTTCGGCTGGATTTCCGACCGCACCGATCGCCGCTATGTTCTGATCGGGGCATCCGGGCTTGCCGCGTTGGCAGGCATGTTCGCGCTCGGCTTCGATGGCGGCGCGTTACCGGCGCTGCTGGTGATCTATGTCTTGTGGGACGGCGCCTCGGAATCGATCTATTCGCTGTCCAGCGCGCACGCCGCTGACCGTGCCGGCAAGGACGACATGGTGGCGCTGTCCAGCTCGCTGTTGTTTGCCTGGTCGCTGTCGGGCTTCATTGTGCCGGGCATTGTCACCGCACTGTCGGCCGTCTTCGGCACACAGGCCTTCATCTATGTGGCCATCGTCATCGCCTGTGTCTTCTGCCTGTTCGTGCTGCTGCGCGTGTTCACCACACAGGCCGTGCCTGCCACCGAGACCGGCAGTTTCGCACCGATGACGGCACAGGCGCCGCTGCCGGTCGAGCTCGCCTATGCGGCAGATGATAACGCTGGGAAACCGGGCTGA